Proteins encoded within one genomic window of Lampris incognitus isolate fLamInc1 chromosome 19, fLamInc1.hap2, whole genome shotgun sequence:
- the rmc1 gene encoding regulator of MON1-CCZ1 complex has translation MSDEHYLELCENPVQFEHASSVNNVFFDEANKQVFAVRSGGATGVVVKGPDDKSSVAFRMDDKGEVKCIKFSIGNKILAVQRTSKSVDFINFIPDYPHTEFSQECKMKNASVLGFCWTNWNEIVFITDQGIEFYQVFPDKRSVKLLKSQNINVNWYQYCPETTVILLSTTVQGNILQPFAFRNGTMSKMSKFEIELPVVPKPAKLSLSERDIAMATIYGQLYVMYLKHHSRTANSPSAEVVLYHLPREGACKRSHVLKLNTTGKFAFNIVDNLVVVHHQSSQTSLIFDIRLREPECAVNTHQPVLPARSIHPYRIPLTGPAVVPTQSPVPCQLYSSSWSVFQPDIIISASEGYLWYLQVKLPPTVNLLKDKGKLMDFLLRRRDCKMVILSVCSQILEAGQKGSLPVVATVFDKLNQVYKEYLEAEQAYAVAMESGPSRSNLAQKRPVRTQAVVDQSDMYTHVLSSFTEKKDVSHKFIIAVLMEYIRSLNQFQITVQHYLYELVIKTLVQHNLFYMLHQFLQYHVLSDSKPLACLLLSLESTYPPAHQLSLDMLKRLSTANDEIVEVLLSKQQVLGALRFIRSVGSHDNVSARKFLDAARQTGDQMLFYTVFRSFQQRNQRLRGNPGFNPGEHCEEHVVYFKQLFGEQALMKPATA, from the exons ATGAGTGACGAGCATTATCTGGAGCTGTGTGAGAACCCGGTCCAGTTTGAACATGCCTCCAGCGTCAACAACGTCTTCTTCGACGAAGCAAACAAGCAG GTGTTTGCGGTGCGCTCAGGtggggccacaggtgtggtggttAAGGGCCCGGATGACAAGAGCTCTGTCGCCTTCAG AATGGATGACAAAGGAGAAGTGAAGTGCATAAAGTTCTCCATAGGAAACAAGATCCTGGCAGTCCAGAGAACCTCAAAGTCTGTG GATTTCATCAACTTCATCCCGGACTATCCTCATACAGAGTTCTCCCAGGAGTGTAAG ATGAAGAATGCCAGCGTCCTCGGCTTCTGTTGGACCAACTGGAACGAGATCGTTTTCATCACTGACCAGGGCATCGAGTTCTACCAG GTGTTCCCTGACAAGCGCAGTGTGAAGTTATTGAAGAGTCAGAATATTAATGTGAACTGGTACCAGTACTGTCCAGAGACCACTGTCATTCTTCTGTCCACAACTGTACAGGGCAACATACTGCAGCCATTCGCCTTCAGA AATGGGACAATGTCCAAGATGTCAAAGTTTGAGATTGAGCTGCCTGTTGTCCCCAAACCTGCCAAGCTCAGCCTGTCAGAGAGGGATATCGCCATGGCTACCAT ttACGGCCAGCTGTATGTGATGTATTTAAAGCATCACTCTAGAACAGCCAACAGCCCCAGTGCTGAGGTGGTGTTGTACCACCTacccag ggaaggAGCCTGTAAGAGGAGTCATGTCCTGAAGCTCAACACCACTGGGAAGTTTGCCTTCAACATTGTGGACAACTTGGTGGTGGTGCATCACCAGAGCTCACAG ACCTCACTGATCTTTGATATTCGTCTGAGGGAGCCAGAATGTGCCGTCAACACACACCAACCTGTCCTCCCTGCCCGGTCTATACACCCGTACAGGATTCCtctgacag gTCCAGCGGTGGTTCCCACCCAGTCTCCGGTGCCATGTCAGCTCT ACTCTTCCTCCTGGAGTGTGTTCCAGCCGGACATCATCATCAGTGCCAGCGAAG ggtATTTGTGGTACCTGCAGGTGAAGTTGCCTCCCACAGTCAACCTACTGAAGGACAAAGGCAAACTGATGGACTTCCTTTTACGGCGGCGGGACTGCAAGAtggtcatcctgtctgtctgctcACAGA tcctggaagcggggcagaAGGGCAGTCTTCCTGTTGTGGCCACGGTCTTTGACAAACTCAACCAGGTTTATAAGGAGTATCTGGAGGCAGAGCAGGCCTACGCTGTG GCCATGGAGTCGGGTCCAAGTCGAAGCAACCTGGCTCAGAAGCGACCCGTCAGAACTCAGGCTGTCGTCGACCagtcagatatgtacacacacgtcCTGTCGTCGTTCACTGAGAAGAAG gatgtGTCCCATAAGTTCATCATCGCAGTGCTGATGGAGTATATCCGCTCTCTGAACCAGTTCCAGATCACAGTCCAG CATTACCTGTATGAGCTGGTCATTAAAACGCTGGTGCAACACAACCTCTTCTACATGCTGCACCAGTTCCTACAGTACCATGTGCTCAGTGACTCCAAACCACTG GCCTGTTTACTTTTGTCTCTGGAGAGCACCTACCCCCCCGCTCATCAGCTGTCACTCGACATGTtaaag cgTCTGTCTACAGCTAATGATGAGATCGTGGAGGTGTTGTTGTCTAAGCAGCAGGTTCTGGGTGCGCTCAGATTCATCCGCAGTGTTG GAAGTCATGACAACGTGTCAGCCAGGAAGTTCCTGGACGCAGCGCGGCAGACGGGGGACCAGATGTTGTTCTACACCGTCTTCAGATCCTTCCAACAGAGGAACCAGAGACTGAGAGGAAACCCTGGTTTCAACCCTG GAGAACACTGTGAAGAACATGTGGTTTATTTTAAACAACTGTTTGGAGAACAAGCTCTGATGAAACCTGCTACTGCCTGA